ATATCATCCTATTTTGGCTGTCTTGATATATACTTGTTAATTTACTCGAGGCAATTGGATCGTTTGGTTTTATTTGATCATAATGAATCCATGTTCTTTTTTTAATATCCCATTTAACAGGGCCTGATTCATAAGTTGCTAACCATATATTACCTTCATTATCTTCTTTGATGTCGTAAATAAACTTATGTATACCCTCAATCCTTTCAAAGGTATCAGTCTCTTTATTGAATTTATTGATTCCAACTGGTGTGCCTATATATATGTCACCGGATTTAGTTTTATATAGCGAAAAAATACAATCATCATTTATGGTTTGTTCATTTGATGCATGATGTCTATAGTTTTTTAAAGTCTTTGTTTTAAGATCATACACATCCAATCCCCTAGAAAAAGTACCGACCCATAACTTATCTTTTTCAAGCAATAACGCATGAGTATTGTGGTAGGAAGTCTGAATTGGTTGACTGATGGTTCCATTTATTTTATCTAGGTAGTTTAAGCCTCCATCTTCAGTCGCAATCCACATATTTCCTTTTGGGTCTTCAACGAATTGACTAACTGCTTTTCCAGATAAAAAACCTTTCAGGACATCAGAATAAAAAGTTTCAATCGGCAGCAAGGAAGTGTTCAGATAGTTGATTCCACCAAAATATGTACCTATCCAAATACTATTTTCCCTGTCACGAGCGATAGAATATACATTTTGATCACTAAGGCTGTGCTTGAAGTGGGGGATATCAACTCTTTTAATTTGTTTTCCATATAAGTCAAATAGATATAAGCCATCATCTGATCCGATCAAAAATTCATTTTCACTGTATTCAAAAATTGATCGGATATGAGATACAAAAGGATTGGCACTTTTGTTCATATATGACCCAATTATACCATTTTGTTTATTGAACCATAAAAGTCCTTTTCTCCACGTTCCTAACCACAGATCGCCTTTTTTATCCTCCTTCATTGATAATATTTCAAACTCAGGGTTGTCTGATGGATTAAAGACATTAGGAATGGCTTGGAATTTTTGTATTGAAGAGTTAAATTTTATCAACCCTAATCTTGTTCCTGCCCAAACAGTTCCAGATTTGTCTTCCAAAATCGACCAAGTGGCATTTTGTCCCAAATCGATACCTTCAATCTCCAGATGTTCTAACTTCTGTTGCTTCGGGTTATACCGAAATATCCCCTGATTCATTGTTCCTATCCAAAGTTTTCCATCTTTGGTAATCACCAATGAATTTACGGCTGAAGTTATCCTTGTGTTATTAGAAGTTTTTAAGGCTACATTTTGGAAAACTTCTTTGTCCTTATCCATGATAAATAAACCATGGTCTGTACCTATATATAATGTATTCTGATCTTTTTCGGCAATAGACCTTACAAAATTATTCCCTAAACTATTTTTATCATGATCTTCTTTTTGAAAAATTTTGAATGTATTACCATCATATCTATTTAAGCCATCTTTAGTTCCAAACCACATAAAGCCAGATTGGTCTTGTAGTATACAGTATATACTGTTTTCAGATAGTCCATCTGACACTTGTAACTTTTTGAAGTGAATGTTTGAGGATTTCTGACCCAAGGAGAGGAGTGGGATCAAAAGTACTAAAATGCAGGTTGAAATATAATTGATGTAATTTTTCACGGTAATTTGTTTAATCGCTTAAGCACGCTTATAACGCAGGTTTACTTTTAAAAATAGTAATAATTAGTAAAAAGTTGTAAAAATTAACCAATGATAGGAATTGATAATTTTTTGACTTTCTTTTATTTAAAATTTAGAACCACGAACCAAGGGTTTTAAAGGATTGGGAGTTTACACTTTCAAATTTATGTTTACCGATTTTGATGAAAATAATAGATTCCTAGTAAGCAGCTTATTTGGAATAAAAGATAAACCATATAAATCAATAACCATTTAATAAACCAAAATCAAAAATGCAGAAAAGTATAATTATCCTTTTCTCTATTTTATTTTCTGTATGTGCATTTGCGCAGACCAGAATAATTCAGGGAAAGGTTTCGAACGAAGCTGGCGAGCCGTTAGCTAATGTGACGGTGGCCGTAAAGGGGACAAACACTGTAAGTATGACCAATGAAAATGGAGATTTCG
The Sphingobacterium daejeonense genome window above contains:
- a CDS encoding ligand-binding sensor domain-containing protein, with protein sequence MKNYINYISTCILVLLIPLLSLGQKSSNIHFKKLQVSDGLSENSIYCILQDQSGFMWFGTKDGLNRYDGNTFKIFQKEDHDKNSLGNNFVRSIAEKDQNTLYIGTDHGLFIMDKDKEVFQNVALKTSNNTRITSAVNSLVITKDGKLWIGTMNQGIFRYNPKQQKLEHLEIEGIDLGQNATWSILEDKSGTVWAGTRLGLIKFNSSIQKFQAIPNVFNPSDNPEFEILSMKEDKKGDLWLGTWRKGLLWFNKQNGIIGSYMNKSANPFVSHIRSIFEYSENEFLIGSDDGLYLFDLYGKQIKRVDIPHFKHSLSDQNVYSIARDRENSIWIGTYFGGINYLNTSLLPIETFYSDVLKGFLSGKAVSQFVEDPKGNMWIATEDGGLNYLDKINGTISQPIQTSYHNTHALLLEKDKLWVGTFSRGLDVYDLKTKTLKNYRHHASNEQTINDDCIFSLYKTKSGDIYIGTPVGINKFNKETDTFERIEGIHKFIYDIKEDNEGNIWLATYESGPVKWDIKKRTWIHYDQIKPNDPIASSKLTSIYQDSQNRMIFTSEGKGIFIYDRTNDSFKNISQANGLPNNVIYGVLDDPDGNLWLSSNKGIIHFHPDNPKKHELYTIDNGFQSNQFNYKSSYKSRDGKFYFGGINGFTSFYPQTFSDIKNKVKPNIEITGLELLNNENSQLSKDIQEKLNTDQPIILKHGQSSFTISFVSLSYLSPSQNQYSYMLEGADDNWTNAANRQSVSYVNLPAGKYTFKVKASNNDNLWNEEGTSIQIEILPPFWLSIPAKIFYTLLVLTIIYLIIRYYEKSNKEKHQRQLANFKIEQEQKSYASKIEFFTNVAHEIRTPVSLISAPLEEILEKKNISTEVKNNLHIIERNCGEVAYFDQPIIRLQKNG